One segment of Stappia sp. 28M-7 DNA contains the following:
- a CDS encoding branched-chain amino acid ABC transporter permease gives MLNTRTLMIVLAVAALAVAPAFIYPMLIVKLLCFAIFASAFNLMLGYTGLLSFGHAMFFGSAGYALGVTMKHLGWPPELGILAGVAVAALIGFLAGSVAIRRQGIYFAMITLAISQLIYFVAMQMEWTGRDDGFHGIPRGTLFGIIDLQDDMALYGLVAACFLLALFAIHRIVTSPFGQVLTAIRENEPRAISLGYDVDRYKVLAFTLSGALSGLAGALKALALSYESLNDLHWALSGEVVMMCILGGLGTLGGPVAGAFFVILLQNFLADKVGEWLSVIIGVVFLTCILAFRKGFVGEIGVWIEKMRARKGGSAAKQEGNR, from the coding sequence ATGCTCAACACCCGCACCCTCATGATCGTGCTGGCCGTCGCGGCGCTCGCCGTCGCCCCGGCCTTCATCTACCCGATGCTGATCGTGAAGCTCCTGTGCTTCGCCATCTTCGCCTCGGCCTTCAACCTGATGCTCGGCTACACCGGGCTGCTGTCCTTCGGCCACGCGATGTTCTTCGGCTCGGCCGGCTATGCGCTCGGCGTGACGATGAAGCATCTCGGCTGGCCACCGGAACTCGGCATCCTCGCCGGCGTCGCGGTGGCGGCCCTGATCGGCTTCCTCGCCGGCTCGGTGGCGATCCGCCGCCAGGGCATCTACTTCGCCATGATCACGCTGGCTATCTCGCAGCTGATCTACTTCGTCGCCATGCAGATGGAGTGGACGGGGCGCGACGACGGCTTCCACGGCATCCCACGCGGCACGCTGTTCGGCATCATCGACCTGCAGGACGACATGGCCCTCTACGGCCTGGTCGCCGCCTGCTTCCTGCTGGCACTGTTCGCGATCCACCGCATCGTCACCTCGCCCTTCGGCCAGGTGCTGACCGCGATCCGCGAGAACGAACCGCGCGCCATCTCGCTCGGCTACGACGTCGACCGCTACAAGGTGCTGGCCTTCACCCTGTCGGGGGCCCTGTCCGGGCTGGCCGGCGCGCTGAAGGCGCTGGCGCTGTCCTACGAGTCGCTCAACGACCTGCACTGGGCGCTGAGCGGCGAGGTGGTGATGATGTGCATCCTCGGCGGCCTTGGCACGCTGGGCGGCCCGGTGGCCGGCGCCTTCTTCGTGATCCTTCTGCAGAACTTCCTCGCCGACAAGGTGGGCGAGTGGCTGTCGGTGATCATCGGCGTCGTGTTCCTCACCTGCATCCTCGCCTTCCGCAAGGGCTTCGTCGGCGAGATCGGCGTCTGGATCGAGAAGATGCGCGCCCGCAAGGGCGGGTCCGCCGCGAAGCAGGAGGGCAACCGATGA
- the cmk gene encoding (d)CMP kinase, with protein MIIAIDGPAASGKGTLARRLADHYGLRHLDTGLTYRAVAAALLARGLPLGDEAVAVATARNLDLSRLDRDVLSAHEIGEAASRIAVLPGLREELVRLQRRFAQEPPGAVLDGRDIGTVVCPDADVKLYVVASAAERARRRTQELVSKGQDAEYARVLADLERRDQRDAGRAVAPLKPADDADLLDTSEMDIETAFKAAVDIVDSVHAR; from the coding sequence ATGATCATCGCCATCGACGGGCCTGCGGCCTCGGGCAAGGGCACCCTGGCGCGCCGGCTGGCCGACCATTACGGACTGCGCCATCTCGACACCGGCCTCACCTATCGCGCGGTCGCCGCGGCCCTGCTCGCCCGCGGCCTGCCGCTCGGCGACGAGGCGGTCGCGGTGGCGACGGCGCGCAATCTCGACCTGTCCCGCCTCGACCGCGACGTGCTGTCGGCGCACGAGATCGGCGAGGCCGCCTCGCGGATCGCCGTGCTGCCGGGCCTGCGCGAGGAGCTGGTGCGGCTGCAGCGGCGCTTTGCCCAGGAGCCGCCGGGCGCCGTGCTGGACGGGCGCGACATCGGCACCGTGGTGTGCCCGGATGCGGACGTGAAGCTCTATGTGGTGGCAAGCGCTGCCGAGCGCGCGCGCCGGCGCACCCAGGAGCTCGTCTCCAAGGGGCAGGACGCGGAATACGCCCGCGTGCTGGCCGATCTGGAACGCCGCGACCAGCGCGATGCGGGCCGCGCCGTGGCGCCGCTGAAACCGGCCGACGATGCGGACTTGCTCGATACGTCGGAAATGGATATAGAAACCGCGTTCAAGGCGGCTGTGGATATCGTCGATAGCGTGCACGCAAGGTAG
- a CDS encoding SDR family NAD(P)-dependent oxidoreductase, producing the protein MKGRSAIVTGAARGLGQAIARKLLEEGARVAIWDQDGEAAQDSAEQLSDIGPTHSCAVDITSPEEVATALAATRKMLGEISILVCNAAIPGPNVPAAELASTDWARVMEVNVTGTLLCCQAVIPDMVARGYGRIVTIGSVAGKEPGPRIAAYAASKAAVISLTKTLGRELATTGVTVNCVAPGAIRTRIFDGWPESYVQELLAKIPMNRFGTPEELAEIVAFVASRRASFSTGAVFDMSGGRADY; encoded by the coding sequence ATGAAGGGGCGTTCCGCCATCGTCACGGGCGCGGCCAGGGGCCTCGGCCAGGCCATCGCCCGCAAGCTGCTGGAGGAAGGCGCGCGCGTTGCGATCTGGGACCAGGACGGCGAGGCGGCGCAGGACAGTGCCGAGCAGCTCTCCGATATCGGCCCCACCCACTCCTGCGCCGTCGACATCACCTCGCCGGAGGAGGTGGCGACCGCCCTGGCGGCCACCCGCAAGATGCTCGGCGAGATCTCGATCCTGGTGTGCAACGCCGCCATTCCCGGCCCCAACGTGCCGGCGGCGGAACTCGCCAGCACGGACTGGGCGCGGGTGATGGAGGTCAACGTCACCGGCACGCTGCTGTGCTGCCAGGCGGTGATCCCGGACATGGTGGCGCGCGGCTATGGCCGCATTGTCACCATCGGCTCGGTCGCCGGCAAGGAGCCGGGCCCGCGCATCGCCGCCTATGCGGCGAGCAAGGCGGCGGTGATCTCGCTGACCAAGACGCTGGGGCGCGAACTCGCCACCACCGGCGTCACGGTCAACTGCGTCGCCCCCGGCGCGATCCGCACGCGCATCTTCGACGGCTGGCCGGAAAGCTACGTCCAGGAGCTTCTCGCCAAGATCCCGATGAACCGCTTCGGCACACCGGAGGAGCTGGCCGAGATCGTCGCCTTCGTCGCCTCGCGCAGGGCATCCTTCTCCACCGGCGCGGTCTTCGACATGTCGGGCGGCCGGGCGGACTACTGA
- the aroA gene encoding 3-phosphoshikimate 1-carboxyvinyltransferase, with amino-acid sequence MSHSTAARPLTARSGTALKGRVTVPGDKSISHRALMLGALAIGRTTVSGLLESEDVLNTAAAMRAFGARIQRDANGLWTVDGAGLGSLVEPETVIDYGNAGTGVRLALGIAGTHPIAATFTGDASLIKRPMGRVLEPLRMMGTRVISRSGDRLPLSVHGPGTPAPISYRVPVPSAQVKSAVLLAGLNAPGQTTVVEPIPTRDHTERMLAGFGATIQVDHDDTGGRVITVTGQGELQPQDVTVPADPSSAAFPIVAGLIVPGSEVTVADVLLNEHRTGLLTTLQEMGADLEITNIRETGGERLGDVRVRHSRLKGIEVPADRAPSMIDEYPVLAVAAAFAEGTTTMLGVEELKVKESDRLAAVAAGLRVNGIECEEGESTLRVHGRKGPIGGGTVTTHLDHRIAMTFLVLGLAADRPVTVDDGGVIATSFPTFETLFAELGGDISETGEQAA; translated from the coding sequence ATGTCCCACTCCACCGCCGCAAGGCCGCTGACGGCCCGCTCCGGCACCGCGCTCAAGGGCCGGGTCACCGTGCCCGGCGACAAGTCCATTTCCCACAGGGCCCTTATGCTGGGCGCGCTGGCCATCGGCCGGACCACGGTTTCCGGCCTTCTGGAATCGGAGGACGTGCTCAACACCGCCGCCGCCATGCGCGCCTTCGGCGCCCGCATCCAGCGCGATGCCAATGGCCTGTGGACAGTCGACGGCGCCGGCCTCGGCAGTCTGGTGGAGCCGGAAACGGTGATCGACTACGGCAATGCCGGCACCGGCGTGCGCCTTGCCCTCGGCATCGCCGGCACCCATCCGATCGCCGCCACCTTCACGGGCGATGCCTCGCTGATCAAGCGGCCGATGGGCCGCGTCCTGGAGCCCTTGCGGATGATGGGAACGCGGGTGATCTCGCGCTCCGGCGACCGGCTGCCGCTGTCGGTGCACGGCCCCGGCACCCCCGCCCCGATCAGCTACCGCGTGCCCGTGCCGTCCGCGCAGGTGAAGTCGGCGGTGCTGCTGGCCGGCCTCAACGCGCCGGGCCAGACCACCGTCGTCGAACCGATTCCCACCCGCGACCATACCGAGCGCATGCTGGCCGGCTTCGGCGCGACCATCCAGGTCGACCATGACGACACCGGCGGGCGGGTGATCACCGTCACCGGCCAGGGCGAACTGCAGCCGCAGGACGTCACCGTGCCGGCCGACCCGTCCTCGGCCGCCTTCCCCATCGTCGCGGGGCTGATCGTGCCGGGCTCGGAAGTGACGGTCGCGGACGTGCTGCTCAACGAGCACCGCACCGGCCTCCTGACCACGCTGCAGGAGATGGGCGCGGATCTGGAGATCACCAATATCCGCGAGACCGGCGGCGAGCGGCTCGGCGATGTGCGCGTGCGCCATTCGCGGCTGAAGGGCATCGAGGTTCCGGCGGACCGCGCGCCCTCGATGATCGACGAGTATCCGGTGCTGGCCGTGGCCGCCGCCTTCGCGGAAGGCACCACGACCATGCTCGGGGTGGAAGAGCTCAAGGTGAAGGAATCGGACCGGCTTGCGGCGGTCGCCGCCGGCCTGCGCGTCAACGGCATCGAGTGCGAGGAAGGCGAGAGCACCTTGCGGGTGCACGGGCGCAAGGGCCCGATCGGCGGCGGCACCGTCACCACCCATCTCGACCACCGCATCGCCATGACCTTCCTGGTCCTGGGGCTTGCTGCCGACCGGCCGGTCACGGTGGACGACGGCGGGGTGATCGCCACCAGCTTCCCGACCTTCGAGACGCTGTTCGCGGAGCTCGGAGGCGACATCAGCGAAACGGGAGAGCAGGCCGCATGA
- a CDS encoding ABC transporter ATP-binding protein, translating to MGETVLSLTGVNGWYGESHVLHGVDLSVRRGEVVSLIGRNGAGRTTILRAIMGLLDRRDGRLEIRGQDMSTTPAYRIAKAGLGYCPEERGIFASLSCEENLLLPPVTRTDGGMAMSLDEIYAMFPNLKERAHSPGTRLSGGEQQMLAIARILRTGADILLLDEISEGLAPVIVQTLSRVIQNLKARGFTILMVEQNFRFAAPLADRFFIIEHGRVVEEIAQADLAARADDIRTYLGV from the coding sequence ATGGGCGAGACCGTCCTGTCCCTGACGGGAGTGAACGGCTGGTACGGCGAGAGCCACGTGCTGCATGGTGTCGACCTGTCGGTCCGCCGCGGCGAGGTGGTCAGCCTGATCGGCCGCAACGGTGCCGGCCGCACCACGATCCTGCGCGCCATCATGGGCCTTCTCGACCGGCGCGACGGCCGGCTGGAGATCCGCGGCCAGGACATGAGCACGACGCCGGCCTACCGCATCGCCAAGGCCGGGCTCGGCTACTGTCCGGAAGAACGCGGCATCTTCGCCTCGCTGAGCTGCGAGGAGAACCTGCTGCTGCCGCCGGTGACCCGGACCGACGGCGGCATGGCCATGTCGCTCGACGAGATCTACGCGATGTTCCCCAACCTGAAGGAACGCGCGCACAGCCCCGGCACCCGCCTGTCCGGCGGCGAGCAGCAGATGCTGGCGATCGCCCGCATCCTGCGCACCGGCGCCGACATCCTGCTGCTGGACGAGATCTCCGAAGGCCTTGCCCCGGTGATCGTGCAGACGCTCTCCAGGGTGATCCAGAATCTCAAGGCCCGCGGCTTCACCATCCTCATGGTCGAGCAGAACTTCCGCTTCGCGGCCCCGCTCGCCGACCGCTTCTTCATCATCGAGCACGGCCGTGTGGTCGAGGAGATCGCGCAAGCCGATCTTGCCGCCCGCGCCGACGACATCCGCACGTATCTGGGAGTGTGA
- a CDS encoding LysR family transcriptional regulator — protein MKIRQLEYFMHVVNTLNITHAAERANVSQPALSRQVQLLEEELGTRLVDRRPRGVALTPAGQRLADHVRALMQNVELIKEDIIAAETMPAGSLRISSAYSLRGLLIADVVAEFHRLYPQVNLEIHEGVSINVREELVTRHVDLAIYSDHGASRGLNRQALCSEGLVLLASPAAGLRMDAPVPSTSLVGLDLVLTPSPNGLRRVVEDLLPPSATLRNPPVIVETNSIIVDLVSRGGLHSILPYSACHQAYTRGEISIAPVAGVTWPWVIATSRDRPRTAAMRVFTDLLLGHARRLAADGVWITAELPPED, from the coding sequence ATGAAAATCCGGCAACTCGAGTATTTCATGCATGTGGTGAACACGCTGAACATCACCCATGCGGCAGAGCGGGCGAATGTCTCGCAGCCGGCTCTCAGTCGCCAGGTGCAGCTGCTGGAGGAGGAACTGGGCACCCGGCTCGTCGACCGCCGGCCGCGCGGCGTGGCGCTGACCCCGGCCGGCCAGCGGCTCGCCGATCATGTGCGCGCCCTGATGCAGAATGTCGAGCTTATTAAGGAAGACATCATTGCGGCGGAGACCATGCCGGCGGGCTCCTTGCGCATTTCCTCCGCCTATTCCCTGCGCGGGCTGCTGATCGCCGATGTGGTCGCCGAATTCCACCGCCTCTACCCGCAGGTCAATCTGGAGATCCACGAGGGCGTGTCGATCAACGTGCGCGAGGAGCTGGTCACGCGCCATGTCGACCTTGCCATCTATTCCGATCATGGCGCCTCGCGCGGGCTCAACCGGCAGGCGCTGTGCTCCGAAGGGCTGGTGCTGCTCGCGTCGCCTGCGGCGGGCCTGCGCATGGATGCGCCGGTGCCCAGCACCTCGCTGGTCGGGCTCGATCTGGTGCTGACCCCCTCGCCAAACGGCCTGCGCCGGGTGGTGGAGGACCTGTTGCCGCCGTCGGCCACCTTGCGCAATCCGCCGGTGATCGTGGAGACCAACTCGATCATCGTCGATCTGGTCTCGCGCGGCGGTCTGCACAGCATCCTGCCCTATAGCGCCTGCCATCAGGCCTATACGCGGGGCGAGATTTCCATCGCCCCGGTTGCCGGCGTCACCTGGCCTTGGGTCATCGCGACCTCGCGCGACCGGCCGCGCACCGCTGCCATGCGGGTCTTCACCGATCTTCTGCTCGGCCATGCCCGCCGGCTGGCGGCGGACGGGGTCTGGATCACCGCCGAGTTGCCCCCGGAGGACTGA
- a CDS encoding branched-chain amino acid ABC transporter permease, with translation MTEIFGVPAPVLYGQLLLGLVNGSFYALLSLGLSLIFGLLNIVNFAHGTMYMLGAFLAYLLLQPLGLGYWWAVLLVPLMAAGLGIVIERTILKRIYKLDHIYGLLVTFGLTMVIEGFVRVYFGVSGLRYAVPPSLQGMVDLGFMRLPIYRIWVIVAALGLCLITWLVIERTRLGATLRAGTENPSLVQAFGVNVPLLVTLVFGWGVGLAAFAGVLAAPLMQLTPQIGHSIIITVFGVVVIGGMGSILGSILTGLGLGLIEGLAKVYYPEASSTAIFVLMILVLLVRPHGLFGKQ, from the coding sequence ATGACCGAGATCTTCGGCGTTCCCGCCCCCGTGCTCTACGGCCAGCTGCTGCTGGGCCTCGTCAACGGCAGCTTCTACGCGCTGCTGTCGCTCGGCCTGTCGCTGATCTTCGGCCTGCTGAACATCGTCAACTTCGCTCATGGCACGATGTACATGCTGGGCGCGTTCCTCGCCTATCTGCTGCTGCAGCCGCTCGGCCTCGGCTACTGGTGGGCCGTGCTGCTGGTGCCGCTGATGGCGGCGGGCCTCGGCATCGTCATCGAGCGGACGATCCTCAAGCGCATCTACAAGCTCGACCACATCTACGGCCTGCTCGTCACCTTCGGCCTGACCATGGTGATCGAGGGCTTCGTGCGGGTCTATTTCGGCGTCTCGGGCCTGCGCTACGCGGTGCCGCCGTCGCTGCAGGGCATGGTCGACCTCGGCTTCATGCGCCTGCCGATCTACCGCATCTGGGTGATCGTCGCGGCGCTCGGCCTGTGCCTCATCACCTGGCTGGTGATCGAGCGGACCCGCCTCGGCGCGACCTTGCGGGCCGGCACGGAGAACCCGAGCCTGGTGCAGGCCTTCGGCGTCAACGTGCCGCTGTTGGTCACCCTGGTCTTCGGCTGGGGCGTCGGACTTGCCGCCTTTGCCGGCGTGCTCGCCGCGCCCCTGATGCAGCTCACCCCGCAGATCGGCCACTCCATCATCATCACCGTCTTCGGCGTGGTGGTGATCGGCGGCATGGGCTCGATCCTCGGCTCCATCCTCACCGGTCTCGGCCTCGGCCTGATCGAGGGGCTGGCGAAGGTCTATTACCCGGAGGCCTCGTCCACCGCGATCTTCGTCCTGATGATCCTGGTCCTGCTGGTTCGCCCGCACGGCCTGTTCGGAAAGCAGTGA
- a CDS encoding pyruvate dehydrogenase complex E1 component subunit beta: protein MATNARSAAGGSLTLPVGKNTPKRLNRNVPEPTRDDMLALARTMLRIRRFETRTEELFKTGVIKGTAHSSAGQEAIAAGACLPLRRSDFITTHHRGHGHCIAKGADIDGMMAELCGKLGGICGGIGGSMHVADVELNILGANGIVGASMGLGVGAALAAKQRGSDDAGIAFFGDGGSNEGIFHEALNLAALWKLPIVFFCENNLYGMSTPFEQATAGGSVAARAAAYGIPGERIDGNDPVEVYAAVSEALARARAGEGPTLIEGLTYRHGDHSVRGNLLGYRTDDEIRKWLDEDPLTRLARRLAEDWDVDAQEFAALEAEASEEIETAITKAETLPEPELPMLFDKVLAPRRTPPAPPAPGSRAITYTEAVREAIAQSIEGDDTVFLMGEDVGPVGGTFGVTRGLFDKFGPDRIMNTPISEGVISGAAVGAALSGRRPIAEIQIFDFVTFMMDPIVNQAAKLRFMLGGKASVPVVFRGPQGGGIRLAAQHSQSLEAWFAHIPGLTVLAPSTPYDAKGLLMAAIRDDNPVVFLEHKLLYLGGAAPVPEAPYEIEIGKADIKREGTDVTVIATLAMVERALTAAETLAREGISVEVIDPRSLRPLDMDCFVRSVKKTSRCLVVHEAWRTGGLGAEIAAQITEEAFDWLDAPVERMGSAEVPMPYNDRLEREVMPSAAGIAETVRRMCHRDLAGA from the coding sequence GTGGCAACAAACGCCCGTTCGGCCGCCGGCGGCAGCCTGACCCTGCCTGTCGGCAAGAACACGCCCAAGCGCCTCAATCGCAACGTTCCCGAGCCGACCCGCGACGACATGCTGGCGCTCGCCCGCACGATGTTGCGGATCCGCCGCTTCGAGACGCGCACCGAGGAACTGTTCAAGACCGGCGTCATCAAGGGCACCGCGCATTCCTCGGCTGGGCAGGAGGCGATTGCCGCCGGTGCCTGCCTGCCGCTGCGCCGCAGCGACTTCATCACCACCCATCACCGCGGCCACGGCCACTGCATCGCCAAGGGCGCCGACATCGACGGCATGATGGCGGAGCTGTGCGGCAAGCTCGGCGGCATCTGCGGGGGCATCGGCGGCTCGATGCATGTCGCCGATGTGGAGCTGAACATCCTCGGCGCCAACGGCATCGTCGGCGCCTCGATGGGGCTCGGCGTCGGTGCGGCGCTCGCCGCCAAGCAGCGCGGCTCGGACGACGCGGGCATCGCCTTCTTCGGCGACGGCGGCTCGAACGAGGGCATATTCCACGAAGCGCTCAACCTGGCGGCCCTGTGGAAGCTGCCAATCGTCTTCTTCTGCGAGAACAATCTCTACGGCATGTCGACGCCCTTCGAGCAGGCGACGGCCGGCGGATCGGTGGCGGCGCGCGCCGCGGCCTACGGCATTCCCGGCGAGCGGATCGACGGCAACGACCCGGTCGAGGTCTATGCGGCGGTGTCCGAGGCCCTGGCCCGGGCGCGCGCCGGCGAGGGGCCGACCCTGATCGAGGGTCTGACCTATCGCCACGGCGACCATTCGGTGCGCGGCAACCTGCTCGGCTACCGGACCGACGACGAGATCCGCAAGTGGCTGGACGAGGACCCGCTGACCCGGTTGGCTCGCCGCCTTGCCGAGGACTGGGACGTCGATGCGCAGGAATTCGCCGCGCTCGAGGCCGAGGCGTCCGAGGAGATCGAAACGGCGATCACCAAGGCCGAGACCCTGCCCGAGCCCGAACTGCCGATGCTGTTCGACAAGGTGCTGGCGCCGCGCCGCACCCCCCCGGCACCGCCCGCGCCGGGTTCGCGCGCGATCACCTATACCGAGGCGGTGCGCGAGGCGATTGCCCAGTCCATCGAGGGCGACGACACTGTGTTCCTGATGGGCGAGGACGTCGGCCCGGTCGGCGGCACCTTCGGCGTCACCCGCGGCCTGTTCGACAAGTTCGGCCCCGACCGCATCATGAACACGCCGATCTCGGAAGGCGTGATCTCGGGCGCGGCCGTCGGTGCGGCGCTGTCCGGTCGCCGGCCCATCGCCGAGATCCAGATCTTCGATTTCGTCACCTTCATGATGGACCCCATCGTCAACCAGGCCGCCAAGCTGCGCTTCATGCTCGGCGGCAAGGCCTCGGTGCCGGTGGTGTTCCGCGGTCCCCAGGGCGGCGGCATCCGCCTTGCGGCCCAGCACTCGCAGTCGCTGGAAGCCTGGTTCGCCCACATTCCCGGCCTCACCGTGCTGGCGCCGTCCACGCCCTATGACGCCAAGGGCCTCCTGATGGCGGCGATCCGCGACGACAACCCGGTCGTCTTCCTGGAGCACAAGCTGCTCTATCTCGGCGGGGCGGCTCCGGTGCCGGAAGCGCCTTACGAGATCGAGATCGGCAAGGCCGACATCAAGCGCGAGGGCACGGACGTGACCGTGATCGCGACGCTGGCGATGGTCGAGCGCGCCCTGACGGCGGCCGAGACGCTGGCCCGCGAGGGCATCAGCGTCGAAGTCATCGACCCGCGCAGCCTGCGCCCGCTCGACATGGACTGCTTCGTGCGCTCGGTAAAGAAGACCAGCCGCTGCCTCGTCGTGCACGAGGCCTGGCGCACCGGCGGCCTCGGCGCGGAAATCGCCGCGCAGATCACCGAGGAGGCCTTCGACTGGCTCGATGCCCCGGTGGAGCGCATGGGCTCCGCCGAGGTGCCGATGCCCTATAACGACCGGCTCGAGCGCGAGGTGATGCCGAGTGCTGCCGGCATCGCCGAAACGGTGCGCCGCATGTGCCACCGCGATCTTGCGGGGGCCTGA
- a CDS encoding ABC transporter substrate-binding protein gives MNKVYGRMFALMASTVLTMPALADEDQVKIALMTDLAGATADYGGQGAIEAVKMAIEDFGGTLNGKPIHADFIDHQNKPDIAVTKAREAFDSGTDMVINLSNSAAALGVMEIAQSKDKVVVVTGAGSDRITGDACSPNAVHFAFNSYSLANSPVKALAANGVNNWYLIVSDFAYGLSVEAAVTGAIESSGGTLSGSVKHPAFMASDFSSYALQAISSGAQAIGLSNSSSDTTNSIRALKEFGLGGDQQMVAFTLLINEIHGLGLDQASGLLFADGFYWDRTEQTREWSKRFYERVGKMPNMVNAGDYSGTLHYLRAVEAAGTTDAKTVLAKMREMPINDMFAENGKIREDGMMVHDMYLVQVKTPEESQYDWDYLKVLETIPAEEAFLPLDQSKCSLVNKG, from the coding sequence ATGAATAAGGTTTATGGCCGCATGTTCGCCCTGATGGCGAGCACTGTGCTGACGATGCCTGCCCTCGCGGACGAGGACCAGGTCAAGATCGCCCTGATGACCGATCTGGCCGGCGCGACCGCCGACTACGGCGGCCAGGGCGCCATCGAAGCGGTGAAGATGGCGATCGAGGACTTCGGCGGCACGCTGAACGGCAAGCCGATCCACGCCGACTTCATCGACCACCAGAACAAGCCGGACATCGCCGTCACCAAGGCGCGCGAGGCGTTCGACAGCGGCACCGACATGGTGATCAACCTGTCGAACTCGGCCGCCGCGCTCGGCGTGATGGAGATCGCCCAGTCCAAGGACAAGGTGGTCGTGGTGACCGGCGCCGGTTCCGACCGCATCACGGGCGATGCCTGCTCGCCCAATGCCGTCCACTTTGCCTTCAATTCCTACTCGCTCGCCAACTCGCCGGTGAAGGCGCTGGCGGCGAACGGCGTCAACAACTGGTACCTGATCGTCTCCGACTTCGCCTACGGCCTGTCGGTCGAGGCGGCGGTGACCGGCGCCATCGAGTCGTCCGGCGGCACGCTGTCCGGCAGCGTCAAGCATCCCGCCTTCATGGCCAGCGACTTCTCGTCCTACGCCCTGCAGGCGATTTCGTCCGGCGCCCAGGCGATCGGCCTGTCGAACTCCTCGTCCGACACCACCAACAGCATCCGCGCGCTGAAGGAATTCGGCCTCGGCGGCGACCAGCAGATGGTGGCCTTCACCCTGCTGATCAACGAGATCCACGGCCTCGGCCTCGACCAGGCGTCCGGCCTGCTCTTCGCCGACGGCTTCTACTGGGATCGCACCGAGCAGACCCGCGAGTGGTCCAAGCGCTTCTATGAGCGTGTCGGCAAGATGCCGAACATGGTCAATGCCGGCGACTATTCCGGCACGCTGCACTATCTGCGCGCGGTCGAGGCGGCCGGCACCACCGATGCCAAGACGGTGCTCGCCAAGATGCGCGAAATGCCGATCAACGACATGTTCGCCGAGAACGGCAAGATCCGCGAAGACGGCATGATGGTGCACGACATGTATCTGGTGCAGGTCAAGACGCCAGAAGAGTCGCAGTACGACTGGGACTACCTGAAGGTGCTCGAGACCATCCCGGCGGAGGAAGCCTTCCTGCCGCTCGACCAGAGCAAGTGCTCGCTGGTCAACAAGGGCTGA
- a CDS encoding TIGR02300 family protein, whose product MAKPDLGTKRLCGGCGTKYYDLNRDPITCPKCGTVFIVAQAMRAKTAAKAAVVEEDEDDVELDDEGAEMVSLEEADAETEGDTAVAIDDDEVDEEIGDDDADDVFIDDEDEEDGDVPGIVLERDDEDTDR is encoded by the coding sequence GTGGCAAAACCCGATCTTGGCACCAAGCGGCTGTGCGGCGGTTGCGGCACGAAATATTACGACCTCAATCGCGATCCGATTACCTGCCCCAAGTGCGGCACGGTGTTCATCGTGGCCCAGGCGATGCGGGCGAAGACCGCCGCCAAGGCTGCGGTCGTCGAAGAGGATGAGGACGACGTCGAGCTGGACGACGAGGGCGCCGAGATGGTCAGCCTCGAGGAAGCCGACGCGGAGACCGAAGGCGATACCGCCGTCGCGATCGACGACGACGAGGTCGACGAGGAAATCGGCGATGACGATGCCGACGATGTCTTCATCGACGATGAGGACGAGGAAGACGGCGACGTGCCGGGCATCGTGCTCGAGCGCGACGACGAGGACACCGACCGCTGA
- a CDS encoding ABC transporter ATP-binding protein — protein sequence MTHILETVGLCKEFRGFRAVDDVSLRVREGDIHALIGPNGAGKTTVFNLLTKFLSPSAGRIVFDGRDITREKPAALARQGMVRSFQISATFPHLTVLENVRVALQRRHAPTYAFWLPGSVLSRLDARAMDLLEQVDMQDFAQTKAADLPYGRKRSVEIATTLAMEPRLMLLDEPTQGMGHEDVERVTQLIKRVSAGRTILMVEHNMKVVAGICDRISVLQRGALLAEGTYAEVSADPRVLEAYMGSETELEGAH from the coding sequence ATGACCCACATCCTGGAAACGGTTGGACTCTGCAAGGAGTTCCGCGGGTTCCGGGCGGTCGATGACGTCTCCCTGCGGGTCCGGGAGGGCGATATCCACGCCCTCATCGGGCCCAACGGGGCCGGCAAGACGACCGTCTTCAACCTGCTGACGAAGTTCCTGTCGCCCAGCGCGGGCAGGATCGTATTCGATGGCCGGGACATTACCCGCGAGAAACCCGCCGCCCTCGCCCGCCAGGGCATGGTGCGCAGTTTCCAGATCTCGGCCACGTTCCCCCATCTGACTGTGCTGGAAAACGTGCGCGTGGCGCTGCAGCGGCGCCACGCGCCGACCTATGCGTTCTGGCTTCCCGGGAGCGTGCTGTCGCGCCTCGACGCCAGGGCGATGGACCTGCTGGAGCAGGTCGACATGCAGGACTTCGCCCAGACCAAGGCGGCCGACCTTCCCTACGGGCGCAAGCGCTCGGTGGAGATCGCAACGACCCTGGCGATGGAACCGCGGCTGATGCTGCTCGACGAGCCGACACAGGGCATGGGCCACGAGGACGTGGAACGTGTCACCCAGCTCATCAAGCGGGTCTCGGCGGGGCGGACGATCCTGATGGTGGAACACAACATGAAGGTCGTCGCCGGCATCTGCGACCGCATCTCGGTCCTGCAGCGCGGCGCGCTGCTCGCCGAGGGCACCTATGCCGAGGTCTCCGCCGACCCGCGGGTCCTGGAAGCCTACATGGGCAGCGAAACCGAGCTGGAGGGGGCACACTGA